The genomic interval CCTGCTCGGGCTCGTTTCCCTGACCAGCGTCCTGTTGCTGGCTCGACGACGCCGCTAGTCACACAACGCTGGTCCCACAAAAAGAAACGCCCCGGTCATCCAGGACGGATGAACCGGGGCGTTGCTCGCAAACGCTCAGCGGGTGACCTTGCCGGCCTTCAGGCAGGAGGTGCACACGTTCATGCGGCGGGTGTTGCCGGGGGCAACCTGCGCGCGCACGGTCTGGATGTTCGGGTTCCAGCGACGGTTGGTACGCCGGTGCGAGTGCGAGACCGACTTCCCGAAGCCGGGGCCCTTGGCGCAGACGTCGCAGACGGCAGCCATAGTCGCGAACTCCTTCATGTCTAGTGGGGGACCGCTACGACCGACGCAGCATGTCCTGGAAACAATGTCTTCTGCCTTGCCGACTGACGCCGGCCAGCGCGAACCGGCCAAGGCCGCGCGAGGCAACCCTGCAAGGGTAGCTAACGCAGCCCGGTTCCACCAAACCGATGGTTCGGGGAGGTGGGCCGAAGTGGCCGATATGCGGGATCCAGTCTAGCGGGCGGGAGGCACGTGCCGGGCACCCACCTCCTCCGGTCCAGGCCCTGTGCTGTCGGTAACGCCCGCTAACCTGGCGGGGAACACGCGTCGAGACGGGAAAGCGAGGTGCCGGTGCCCGGAGCGCGGGAGGTGATCGATGGTGCGGTTCTACTGCGTTGGGGCCGGATCTGCGTCGAAGGTCTGGAGCTGCGGCGCGCCGAGATCAATGCCCTCAATGTCTTCCCGATCGCCGATTCCGACACCGGGACCAATCTGCTGGCCACGATGCGCGCGGCGCAGGGCACGGCCGAAACCGCCGCCCAGGGTGTGACGGAGATCGCCGCCGCCGAGGTCGCGGCGGCCATGGCCCGGGGCGCCACCTCGGGCGCGCGCGGCAATTCGGGCATCATCCTCACCCAGGTGCTGCGCGGCATCGCCGAAGCCGTGCGCGAAGGCCCGCTCACCGCGGACACGTTGCGGCTGGCGCTGCGCCGGGGCGCGGTGCTGGTGCGCGAATCACTGAGCGTGCCGGTCGAGGGCACCATGCTCACCGTCTTGGACTACGCCGCCGGTTGCGCCGCCGAGTGCCCCGACAGCACGTTGGCCGGGGTGGCGGTGGCCGCCGCCGACGGCGCGGCGAAGGCGCTGAACGACACGCCCGCCCAACTCGGAGTGCTGCGCGCGGCCGGAGTCGTCGACGCGGGGGCGCGCGGGCTACTTGTCCTGTTGGACGGGCTGGTCACCGTGGCCACCGGCGAAGCACCGGCCCGGCCCGAATATCTGCCCGGCGCTCACGACAGCGCCGCCGGACTGGCCGGTGCG from Nocardia goodfellowii carries:
- the rpmB gene encoding 50S ribosomal protein L28; this translates as MAAVCDVCAKGPGFGKSVSHSHRRTNRRWNPNIQTVRAQVAPGNTRRMNVCTSCLKAGKVTR